The genomic region CAGATGCTGCCACTGAGGTGGGCACTATTACCCAGACATTCTGCTAGACGCTCCAGGAGGAGCTCTCTGATTATTACAAGCTGCTGACTGTTCTGGAATCGTACTCATTGAATCCAATTCCCACACCTGGATCTGATTCAGGTGTGTCCAGTAATTACCTTTCACTGCGCCGTCTTGCAGTGTGGCTTGCTGAGCCTGCAGTGAAGATGCATCTTAGCGAGATCGAGGGGATTGAGGGTCTGCGATTCACGGTGACGAGCGGGCAGGGGGTACAGGACAATGTTGGAGTTGGGAGTTTTAGATAGGAGGAGCAGAGGGTGATCGAGGTGCAGATTAGGATGTGGCAGCAGGGGGTACAGGACAATGTAGAGCAGATGAAGGACAAGCAGACTGCAACTGGCTCCATGCTGGCCTAATCCATTTGGTTGTGAACATGCTAAGTTTGCTGTTTATTGGAATCCGCCTTGAGCAGCAATTTGGATTTGGTAAGCTTTTAAAATCATTTTCATGGTACACCAATATCGATCCAACCATTCATTTCAGTTAAGTGTTCCAGCCATTCGTCCTTCATGGTCATTTCACTGACACTGTTTTTCCTGCTTGCAAGTTCGCATTGGTGCAATATACCTACTATCTGGTTTTGGTGGCAGCGTGTTGTCTGCACTCTTCCTACGGAACAGCTACATCTCCGTTGGTGCTTCTGGAGCTCTATTTGGCCTGCTGGGATCCATGCTTTCTGAACTACTCATGAACTGGACTATATACTCCAACAAGGCCAGTATAAGCAATAAATGAATAACATTTTATTTTATCCAGTTCATTGATAATCGCTTAGCTCATCTACTTATTTTATCCAGTACATAGTGTTGGAAGTGTCGCCCTAAAGATGGTGGAGGAGGTTCACAGGCAGTTCAATACCATTCTTGGGTTGATGGAGGGAACAGGCAAGCCCGACTATGCAACCTATGTGAAGATTTGCACTGATGCTTCCATCAATGAGATGATTCCTCGGGGTGCTCTGGTCATGCTGACTCCCTCATTGTTGGAACCTCTTTGGCATCGAGACTCTCTCTAGCGTTCTTGCTGGTGCCCTGATTTTTGGAGTGCAGGTGCGTGCTTTGCCTTCTACTCTCTCTGTGCACTTCAATGTGTTTTCTTGTTCTAAGGTTTATGGAGATTTCTGCTTTGGACAAATTGCCATCTCTACTTCCAACAATGTGCTGCATAGGACAACGCCAAGAAGTATATTAAGGTGAATGTTCTGAAGAAGTCTCATTGAACACCATGTCTTGCTTTTGTTGATTAGCGCCATATTATCATTCATCAAGACACAGACCCTACTAATTAGAAAACATGCATGTTCCGCATTTGCTCACTATTTTTCTTAGAGGGAAACATTGCCGTTTATTTTTGTATCTGAAATATGTTTCACTATCTTGTATTCCCATCAGTGTGCATGTAGTTTAACATACCAACTTAAATGATGTCTTGTTCGTTTTCATGTAATCGTCGTGCACTAATATTTGAGCCATTGCAACGCACAGCGGCATAGACACCTAAAATTTACAGGGAAGTGAAACAGAAGCTCAATGATGGTTCAGTTAAATTTGAGGTGACCTAGATttaatattttaatttataatGATTTTTAGAACCACAGTGAGCTAATATCCAATTACTCAAAGTGTTAGAAGAATCTTGTTTTTATCTACTTGCGCTGCTGTTTCAAACAATGACCTTCTTAGTTGGCTATGAATGTAACACATACTTTTGAATAGAAAGCAATGATTTTTGAAGCCTAATACTACCCAATCTGTGTTGTTTGCACAACAATGCTCCTTTTAATGAGTTATCTTCAGTTCAATGTGATTTATTCGTTGTTTTTACACTTGAGCAGGTTCTAGGTGACAAGGACCGAACACCCAAAAAGGTACCCCAtgtcttttcttttctttactcctaTAAAGCAATAATTTTTCTGGTTTCCATGTCATCCCTTTTGCAAAAAAACTTCTTGTATATCTGTATGTTCATTTGTTGAAAATGTGTTACTATAGCAATGTTGATGACATAAATATACATAAGTTATATTGGAATTTGTGGTGGCAGTATGAAGTTGTTCTTAAACATTATTGGTTGCTATGGAGACAGAGTTAAATATAGAAATTACAGCTCCTTGTTTTTGTTGGAATTAGAATTTGTTTCAGTTCTGTTCCTAATACATATGGATTTTTGGTACAAGTATTGTTGATTTCTTTGGAATCAGAACCAATTAGGTTTTAGTTCATGAGTTAGGCACTGATTCTGTAAATTCTTTCTATTTGTTTTAGATGTCACCGAGCCGCTTCTTGTGGAAGTTGACCAAATCTATCACCTTGCTTGCCCTGCTTCACCAATATTCTACAAGCACAACTCTGTTAAGGTATGCTAGATCTCTGCTGCATGAGAGGTGGTATATTTTCATAGTTTTTCCTGATATTGGTGTTTGTGATTGTCTGTAACAGACCATCAAGACAAATGTTATTGGTACCCTGAACATGCTAGGACTTGCAAAGAGAGTTGGAGCTAGGTCAGTGTTCATCATGCCATTGATTCTTCCAGCGCCTCATGTGAAAAACTCAGTTACTGAATTTATTTTTGAATTGCAGGATTTTATTGACATCAACCTCTGAAGTTTATGGTGATCCACTTGAGCATCCTCAAATTGAGGCCTACTGGGGCAATGTTAATCCGATTGGTAAATTTGTTCATCTGAAATTTGAaatttatttgctttggtttttcATAAATTATCTTTCAAGTTCTCTTACAGTTTTTATTTAACTTTTTTTTCTATCAGGTGTTAGGAGTTGTTATGATGAGGGTAAGCGTGTAGCTGAGACGTTGATGTTTGACTATCACAGGCAGCATGGCATTGGTAACACTTCATCTTTCACTTAAACTTCAATATTAGTAGCTCATAGTCCTCTTTGTTATGTGATAACTCTGGGCTTATGATTTTTTTTAACAGTGTTTATCATCTATGTCTGTAGAAATCCGGATTGCCAGGATTTTCAACACCTATGGGCCTAGGATGAACATTGATGATGGCCGTGTTGTTAGCAACTTCATTGCTCAGGCTGTGCGGTAATGCTTTGTTGAATGTCTTTTATTTTCTCCTCAGCTACTGCAGATATATTGGCGGCTAATCTTTTCACAATCTTTAGCGGTCAGCCCCTGACTGTCCAGAGGCCAGGAACACAGACTAGGAGTTTCTGCTATGTTGCCGATATAGTTTGTCTTCCACCGCGTTCTCAATTGGTTTGTTGTTGGTCAAAAGACTGTTAGTGCACTATATCAACTATGTCATTCATTGCACTATATCAACTATGCCATTCCACTGCATTCCCATCCATTTACTGTCAGTGccacccgttgcaacgcacgggtatatacctagtagctaaagaaaaagaaaaggcgaaAGCGTGAAGCCGCAGCACGCTTGCACGTTCACGCTGCGGGCCTACCATCTCTAGCCCCAGATCGACGGATGACAGCACAAAAGCATCCGGCACAGCAAGCTGGCCAGCAACAAGGCCCAACCGACAGCGTCCGTTCCGTCCACATCCGCCCCCCTCCCGCCTCCCACACAAGGCAGAAGGCACGCCTGACCTGACCCCAGCAGAACCAAGATTTTCCATGCCGCGCCCCGTTGACACGTTTGCCCCGCGGTCCGCGGCCCCCGCATGTCGGTCGAGTGCGTCGTTGTCTTaaaagtgtgtttggtttgaggtcaaaGTAGAATGAGTCGGGGGCGCCACCGTCCCCTCGATTTTTTGAGATCACGCCGCCCCCAAAAATCACTCCGGTGTTCACCTATCCCTGCTTGATTCTCAACCAAACACTATAGAAAATGTGGCCGCCTCATTCCATCCCTCTTTGTACATTCAACCAAACACATCCTAAACGGTGGCCGCAGCCCGCAGCCGCGGGTTAGTGATACGATTCATCGCAGGAAGATTCGGCCTGATGCGGAGACGTTGGATCGGCATCCAACGACTGCGTTCCGCTACGGTGCGCCGCCCACGGCGACATGCGCTGCATCCACACCACTCCACGCAAACACGTTGCGCCGGCAGGGGCAGCAGTAGCCCCGCTCCGCTCCGTTCACAACACTCACTGCTCGGTGGAATGCCTCACTAGTCACTACTCTACTCACTAGTAGTAGGGCTGCAGGTCCAACCGCTCCCCCACGCCGCCGCTCCCCACTGAGCAAACCCCGCGCGCCGCCGACGAGATGAAGGGAGCAACGCCGCCGCGGCCGTTCATGGTGCCGGGCCCTGGGGGCCCGATGCCGCCCCCGCAGCAGCAGTTCGGGCTGGTGGAGACTCGCCCCCCGCTGGCCGCCGTGCTGCGGCCGCGCTTCAACATCCCGGGCCTCCACCCCtcggcggccgccgccgccgcggcctcgggcgcgggcaagATCGCCTCCACCTACGACCTCGTCGAGCCGATGCGGTTCCTCTACGTGCACGTCGTCAAGGCGCGCGACCTGCCCGCGGTGTCCGCCACGGGCTCCATCGACCCCTTCGTCGAGGTCAAGCTCGGCAACTTCAAGGGCACCACGCCCGTCAGGGCGGCCAGCCACAGCCCGTCCTGGCAGCAGGTCTTCGCCTTCTCCGCCGCGCACCTCCAGTCCCACCTGCTCGAGGTCGCCCTCAAGGCCAAGGACCTCGCCGGCGACGACCTCGTCGGCCGCGTCGCGTTCGACCTCTCGGAGGTGCCCGTCCGCGTGCCCCCGGACTCGCCGCTCGCGCCGCAGTGGTACCGCCTCGAGACCAAGCGCGGGGAGAAGCTGCCCCACGGGGAGATCATGCTCTCCGTCTGGC from Zea mays cultivar B73 chromosome 6, Zm-B73-REFERENCE-NAM-5.0, whole genome shotgun sequence harbors:
- the LOC103631551 gene encoding UDP-glucuronic acid decarboxylase 5, whose product is KFFLFVLDVTEPLLVEVDQIYHLACPASPIFYKHNSVKTIKTNVIGTLNMLGLAKRVGARILLTSTSEVYGDPLEHPQIEAYWGNVNPIGVRSCYDEGKRVAETLMFDYHRQHGIEIRIARIFNTYGPRMNIDDGRVVSNFIAQAVR